The following proteins come from a genomic window of Frankia casuarinae:
- a CDS encoding DUF6912 family protein: protein MRIYLPSTLAVARSVWESARIPPGTGFAVTPATREWYAQSESEEELEYAALHDAGRASLRLLDADPSAPRRRVVFVADVADGEVRVRDDLERGAVEVDFPVPWSAAQAIHVDDGDDEEVVAAVAAAAKCIVEADLGGDDAAFTVDSVEGFELLWFAPQELPDLL from the coding sequence GTGCGCATCTATCTCCCGTCCACGCTGGCCGTCGCCCGATCGGTCTGGGAATCCGCGCGCATCCCCCCAGGCACCGGATTCGCGGTCACCCCCGCGACGCGTGAGTGGTACGCCCAGTCGGAGTCCGAGGAGGAGTTGGAGTACGCGGCGCTGCACGACGCCGGCCGGGCGAGCCTGCGACTGCTGGACGCCGACCCGTCCGCGCCGCGCCGGCGCGTGGTCTTCGTGGCCGATGTCGCGGACGGCGAGGTGCGGGTACGCGACGATCTTGAGCGGGGTGCCGTCGAGGTGGACTTCCCGGTGCCGTGGTCGGCCGCGCAGGCCATCCATGTCGACGACGGAGACGACGAGGAGGTCGTCGCGGCGGTCGCGGCGGCGGCGAAGTGCATCGTCGAGGCCGATCTCGGTGGGGATGACGCCGCCTTCACCGTGGACAGCGTCGAGGGCTTCGAACTGCTGTGGTTCGCGCCTCAGGAGCTTCCCGATCTTCTCTGA
- a CDS encoding transcriptional regulator, translating to MSREYAKAVGARLRAIRIQQGLSLQGVEQKSRGRWKTAAVGSYERGDRMISVHQLSELAGFYGVPVSALLPNEDQLPPRERRPRTVLNLEKLSEAPPDSSALVRRWVAQIQRQRDDYAGRVLSIRDGDVRALALLHDTTPQEFAERLRTWGVLETSFPEESSEEPPE from the coding sequence GTGAGCCGAGAGTACGCGAAGGCCGTGGGCGCCCGGTTGCGGGCGATTCGGATACAGCAGGGTCTGTCGCTGCAGGGAGTGGAGCAGAAGTCGCGGGGGCGGTGGAAGACCGCTGCCGTTGGTTCCTATGAGCGCGGTGACCGCATGATCAGCGTGCATCAGCTCTCCGAACTCGCGGGATTCTACGGAGTCCCGGTCTCGGCGCTGTTGCCCAACGAGGATCAGCTGCCGCCGCGGGAGCGTCGCCCACGTACGGTGCTCAACCTGGAGAAGCTGAGCGAGGCTCCGCCGGACTCCTCTGCTCTCGTTCGTCGGTGGGTCGCCCAGATCCAGCGCCAACGGGACGACTACGCCGGCCGCGTGCTGTCCATCCGGGATGGCGACGTGCGTGCGCTCGCCCTGCTCCACGACACGACCCCCCAGGAGTTCGCCGAGCGGCTGCGGACCTGGGGAGTGCTGGAGACCAGTTTCCCCGAAGAGAGTAGCGAGGAGCCGCCGGAGTAG
- a CDS encoding AAA family ATPase: MSLPILTAVTDAMVEAGLVSAFDRRDLGVTVVRRCVDLPDLLAAATTGAARAALLSADLRRLDRDALTRLAMAGIAVVGLTAPGDEDGDRRLRQLGVAAVIPSDATAEVIAGAVVEASRALATNAAAPATWASGSYSEPLVGFGPLAPAIDVTDGVGPIEPGDGRVGRVIAVWGPAGAPGRTTIALCLAAELAGLGTSTLLVDADSYGGAVGQLVGLLEEAPGLAAAARSANQGLLDVPRLAVLCRDLGGGLRVLPGISRPSRWPELRPASVETVLSMARRLASFVVVDCGFCLETDEELSFDTSAPRRNGATLAVLGAADVVLAVASAEPVGLVRFVRGLSDLRETVPAVDPLVVVNRLRASVVGADPAREVSRAILRHTGTEPVALVPYDLAGLDAAQVAGQLLRDIAPTSPARLAIRELAGRLLGRPAAPRRRRGSLRRQAR, from the coding sequence GTGAGCCTGCCGATCCTCACCGCTGTCACCGATGCGATGGTCGAGGCCGGCCTGGTCTCGGCCTTCGATCGTCGCGACCTCGGGGTTACGGTGGTGCGCCGCTGCGTCGACCTGCCGGACCTGCTGGCCGCGGCGACCACCGGCGCGGCCCGGGCCGCCCTGCTGTCCGCGGACCTGCGCCGGCTCGACCGGGATGCGCTGACCCGCCTGGCCATGGCGGGCATCGCGGTGGTCGGGCTGACCGCCCCCGGCGACGAGGACGGCGACCGGCGGCTGCGGCAACTCGGCGTGGCCGCGGTCATCCCCTCGGACGCCACCGCGGAGGTCATCGCGGGAGCGGTCGTCGAGGCATCCCGGGCGCTGGCGACGAACGCGGCCGCGCCGGCGACCTGGGCGTCCGGTTCGTACAGCGAACCACTCGTCGGGTTCGGGCCGCTCGCCCCGGCCATCGACGTCACCGACGGTGTGGGGCCGATCGAACCGGGCGACGGCCGGGTGGGCCGGGTGATTGCGGTATGGGGTCCGGCCGGCGCGCCGGGACGCACCACGATCGCGCTGTGCCTGGCCGCCGAACTCGCCGGGCTGGGGACCTCCACCCTGCTGGTGGACGCCGACTCCTACGGCGGCGCGGTCGGGCAGCTCGTCGGCCTGCTCGAGGAGGCCCCCGGTCTGGCCGCGGCGGCCCGGTCGGCCAACCAGGGGCTGCTGGACGTGCCCCGGCTCGCCGTACTGTGCCGGGATCTGGGCGGCGGCCTGCGAGTGCTGCCCGGCATCTCCCGCCCCTCGCGGTGGCCCGAGCTACGCCCGGCATCCGTTGAGACCGTGCTGTCGATGGCCCGGCGTCTGGCGTCCTTCGTCGTCGTGGACTGCGGGTTCTGCCTGGAGACGGACGAGGAACTGTCGTTCGACACCTCCGCGCCCCGGCGTAACGGAGCGACGCTAGCCGTGCTGGGCGCGGCCGACGTCGTGCTGGCGGTGGCGTCCGCCGAACCGGTCGGTCTGGTCCGGTTCGTGCGGGGACTGTCCGACCTGCGGGAGACCGTCCCCGCCGTCGACCCGCTTGTCGTGGTGAACCGGCTGCGCGCCTCGGTTGTGGGCGCGGACCCGGCCCGCGAGGTCAGTCGGGCGATTCTGCGCCACACCGGGACCGAGCCGGTGGCCCTGGTGCCCTACGACCTCGCCGGGCTGGACGCCGCCCAGGTGGCCGGACAGCTCCTGCGTGACATCGCTCCGACCTCCCCGGCCCGGCTGGCGATCAGGGAGCTGGCTGGCCGGCTGCTTGGCCGCCCGGCGGCTCCCCGCCGTCGGCGGGGGAGCCTGCGGCGCCAGGCCCGGTGA
- a CDS encoding patatin-like phospholipase family protein, whose protein sequence is MTRKRAPRRGLVLGAGGVLGSAWMIGAMRAVETATGRDLSGADLVVGTSAGSVVAALLGLGIGIDVMANSERGIYEAGDPVLDYRDLGASLPPRPRMRMGSPRLLTASARHPRRSSPMVTLAAMLPQGRGKISAVGDLVTAAMDRKGLDPTEWPTRPALRVVAMNFDTGERVLFGVADAPRATLSEAVMASCAIPGWYAPVTVDGQRFVDGGTRSPASVDLLADAGLAEILVLAPACSFQLDRPRGTVARVERQVRRAATRRLMREVEMVEAAGTRVTVLCPGPEDLEVIGGNVMDLTRRAQVFETALRTTGEALHVAARSARSGVAGATDDGATDDAEARGGRLGLGLAG, encoded by the coding sequence ATGACCAGGAAACGGGCCCCACGCAGAGGTCTGGTCCTGGGGGCCGGTGGAGTGCTCGGCTCCGCCTGGATGATCGGCGCGATGCGGGCGGTCGAGACCGCGACCGGCCGCGACCTGAGCGGAGCCGACCTGGTGGTCGGCACGTCCGCCGGCTCGGTGGTCGCGGCCCTGCTCGGTCTGGGGATCGGCATCGACGTGATGGCCAATTCCGAGCGGGGGATCTACGAGGCGGGTGATCCCGTTCTTGACTACCGCGACCTCGGTGCCTCCCTACCCCCGCGCCCCCGGATGCGCATGGGCTCACCGAGGCTGCTGACGGCCAGCGCCCGGCACCCCCGGCGGTCCTCGCCGATGGTCACGCTGGCGGCGATGCTTCCACAGGGCCGTGGGAAGATCTCCGCGGTCGGCGATCTGGTGACCGCGGCGATGGACCGCAAGGGCCTCGATCCGACCGAATGGCCGACCAGGCCCGCGCTGCGGGTGGTGGCCATGAACTTCGACACCGGTGAGCGCGTGCTGTTCGGCGTGGCCGATGCGCCTCGGGCGACCTTGTCCGAGGCGGTGATGGCGTCGTGTGCCATTCCCGGCTGGTACGCCCCGGTCACGGTGGACGGCCAGCGGTTCGTCGACGGCGGAACCCGATCGCCCGCATCAGTCGATCTTCTTGCCGACGCGGGCCTCGCGGAGATCCTGGTGCTCGCCCCGGCCTGCTCGTTCCAACTCGACCGACCCCGTGGCACGGTGGCCCGGGTCGAACGCCAGGTCCGCCGGGCCGCCACCCGCCGGCTGATGCGGGAGGTCGAGATGGTGGAGGCGGCGGGCACCCGGGTGACGGTGCTCTGCCCAGGTCCGGAGGACCTCGAGGTCATCGGCGGAAACGTGATGGATCTGACCCGGCGGGCCCAGGTGTTCGAGACGGCGCTGCGTACGACGGGCGAGGCCCTGCATGTCGCCGCCCGTTCCGCCCGTTCCGGCGTGGCCGGGGCCACCGACGACGGGGCCACCGACGACGCCGAGGCGAGGGGGGGCCGGCTCGGGCTCGGCCTGGCTGGCTGA